The genomic region TGGCCATCTTCAGTGAATGCAACATAACTTGGGAATGCTTTACCGTATTGGCTTGCACCTTCTGCACTTGGAATTACGGTAGGTTTACCACCAACAAGTACAGATGCTGCAGAGTTACTAGTACCTAAGTCAATTCCAATAATTTTTTCTTTTTTAGTATCAGACATAGTTTTCACCTTTACATTTTGTTTTTCTATAAAAGTTATTTTGATTTTTTTAATTTTCAAATATTTCAATATTTAATGTATTTTTAAGTTTCAAAATATTTGATTGAAGAAATTATTTTAGTTTTTTTAATTTTAAAATAATTTATAAATATAAATTTTAATTTTTAATTATAGTTTATTCTTCTTTTTTAGCTTTTTTGCAAACTCTAACTTTAGAGTATTTGATTACCTTATCCTTTAAGGTGTATCCTTTCATAAGTTCATCAACGATTTCGTTGTTTTCATGATCTGGACTGTCTACAGTAAGCAAAGCTTCATGCTTGAATGGGTCGAACTTTTCTCCTACTGCAGGAATCTCTTCAACACCTTCTTTTTCTAAAGCATTTTTCATTTTAGAATAAATTAATTCCAAACCTTCTCTAAGTTCCTCTTCATTGCTTGAGTTTTCAAGAGCCCTTTCCATATCCTCATAGATATCCAGGAATTTAACAATAAGGCCTTCATTTGCATATCTTATTAAGTCCTGCTTTTGTTTTTCTCCTTGTTTTCTAAAGTTATCAAAGTCTGCTTGAAGTCTTTGAATATGGGATTTAAGCTCTATGATTTCTTCATCTTTCCTCTCAAGGTCTTTGTTTAATTTATCTAATTCGCCGTCTTCACTTTCATCATCTTTTGATGGCTTTTCTTCGCCATCTTCTTGTGAAGACTCATCTTTAGATTCAGAAGGGCTTTCTTCTTTTTCCTGAAGTTTGGATTGATCTTCATCATCAATTTCTTCTTCAGATTTTTTAGTCTCATTTTTCTTAGCCATTTATTCACCTTTAATGAATTTATCATAAAGTATTATAATAAGAGAAAGAGAGCGATAAGCTCCTTTAATATTTTGACTTTAATCAAAGAATTTTAGATTTGTAGTTTCTATCATATGGGTTAATAGAAAAGTGTTTATGATTTTTAGATTTAGAGTGTGTACTTAAATCTAATAAAATCTTTGTTTATAGTGTGATTTTTTAAGAGGATTTTGAAATGTTCTTTGATTTGTGTTTATCCAGTTCGTTATTATTTATTAGAATTTTATAGGTTTCTCATAATAACTCTTTGAGTTTAGGTCATTTATGAATAGAACTTTGATTTTTTGATTTGTTTCAGTCCTGCTTTTAATAAATAACCATTGGATTTAGATTTTATTTTGTCAATTTATATTAAAGTAACAAAATGTTATCTTTCTCTATACTTATTATAGTAACAAAATGTTATATAAAGATTTCGGTTTTTAGTAACAAAAAGTTAATATAATACTTATGCCCATATTTTAGTATAGAGATATTAATATGAAAATATTAATTCAAATATTGTATAGGAATATCAATTATAAATAAATTGTAATATTAATATTAATTACTTTTTTAAAATTATGGAGGTCAAATAATGGAACATAACCAAAATCAACAGGATGTTGATATGGAAGCGATTCTTGATGTTATGGGATGTAAGACTAGACGTGATATCATGGATCTCTTAAGGGAAGAGCCAAGATTTGTTAGTGAAATATCTCAAGAGCTCCAAATAGGTCAGAAAGCTATCATTGAGCATTTAAGGGCTATGGAAGATGTCGGTATTTTAACATCTTCAACAAAAAAAGTGGTTAGAGGTCGTCCACGTAAGTATTATGATATGCCAAATGATGTGAATGTGCATATTACAATTACTAAAAACTCATTCAATGTATCTTTTTCTGAAGATTTATTAAATCCTTATAATGATATCAAACAGTTGCCTTCTGGTGATGAATGGTCTAAGTTATTGGATATTGAAAAAAGAATTGATCAAGGTCATACAGAAGCTATTGAGGAATTGAAAGCCCAAATACGTTTATATGACAACTTAAAGGAAAGAGCAGAATACATTTTAGAAAGAACTTATAATAGATATTAAATTATTAAGATAATTATTTTATAATTATTTTTATAAAGAATATTAAAAATTAATATTTATTATCTTTTTATTCTCTTTTCATTTTTCTTCACTTTTTTTATAAAAAATAGAATCAATAAAAAAATAGTATTATAAATAATATATATTTAATATTTTATTTTATCTTATTTTCAATCAACTTATTTTCAAAGATTATTTAAATTTACTCCAGCAACTATTGCTTGTCCTAAGGATACTGATCCGTCACCTGGACAGGAGTTGATGTGTTGGATAAATTCAAATCCTTCTTTTTCTATTGCATCCTTGATATGTGATGTGATTGCCTCGTTGTAGAACACTCCACCAGTTGCACCAATTGTTTTGATTCCCTTTTCCTTAGCGGATTCTATAGCAAGCTTTGCAAGTCCAATGCTCACTGCCTTTTGACCTGCAACAGCTATCTTATTAAGGTTTTCTCCCTCTTCAATCTTGTCAACAACATATCTCATTATTGCGGTAGTGTCAAGGACCATTCTTTTTCCATTCTCATCTTCATATTCCTTGATGATTATTGGGAAATCTTCGAGGGTATCCTCTTCCTTGTACTCATATGCATATGATTCCAATTTCATGGAAGCTTCCCCTTCGTAGCTGCGTTTATCACATATGTGGAGTGCAGTTGAAACAGAGTCGAGAACTCTTCCTGTACTGGTGTTTATACCAACGTTAAGATTGGTTTCCAGTTGCCTGAACAGGCTTTTTATTTCAATTGCCCCATGTTGGAAAGAGTCAATGTAATCATTATTCAATAGTTCCTTTACATAGTCTTCAGTGTACTTTTCACTTTCGTAGTCACTGTTAGGATTAGACAATATTGCTGCCATCATTCTCATAGGATATTTGGTACATAAGTCTCCACCTGGCATCTTTTGAGGCATTAAGGAAGCTGTTCTTTCATATTCCTTAATGTTTGTGTATAATATTTCCCCTCCCCATGAGTTGCCGTCTCCACCATATCCTACTCCATCTGCAGCTATGATGATCATTTCATTGTTTTGGTCATTTGTGTAATGGTCATTCAACAGTGAGATTCCATGAGCATGATGGTGCTGAACTGGAATAAGTGGGCAATCGTATTTTTCGGCATATTCCTTTGCCAATCTTGTTGTAAAGAATTGTGGGTGCAAATCGCAAGCTATTGCATCGAAACTGTCTGTTTTTGTAATTCTCATCATATGCTTGATTGCTTCTTGCAGGAATTCATAGGTTCTGTACTTGTTTGTATTCCCAATATGCTGTGATACATATGCTTTTGAGTTCTTAAGGATTGTAAATGTAACATCAAGTTCAGGACCAAGTGCAAGAATGTTGAGATTATCAAATTCAGGATTAAGATTGGTGTATTTTCCTTTCAAGTCATAAGGTTCTGGAGTGTATCCTCTTGAACGTCTGATGAATGCAAGCTCATTGTTTCTGAATCTTGCAACTGAATCATCGCATCTGTTCAATATCCTTCTGTTGTGAATGAGGTAATAGTCAGCTATTGTATCGAGATTCTTGAGTATTTCCTCATTTGTAATCATCATTGGCTCCCCAGGAACATTTGCTGAAGTCATGATGTAAGCGGGAGTTTCTGTGTGGTTGAATAATAGATGATGCAATGGAGCATATGGCAACATCACTCCAATGTTATGTAGTCCTGGTGATACTGACTGTGCAAAATCATAGTTTTCATTCTTTTTTAAGATTACAATAGGCCTTTCTTTTGATAATAATGTCTCTTCTTCTGCATCGGATACAATTGCATACCCTTTAACCGTTTCAATGTCTGGACTCATTACTGCAAATGCTTGGTTTTCCCTACCTAACCTTTCCCTTAAAAGGCTTACAGTATTCTCAAGCATTACATTTGCCACTAAATGAGTTCCACCAATTCCCTTGATTGCAAATATTTTTCCTTCATCAAGGAGTCTTGCAGTCTCTTCCAATTGGTCTTCACAATCAACCTTAACTGGAGTTTGGTTATCATTCTTATATAATTCCAATGATGGTCCGCAGACTTCACAGCAACTTGCTTCTGCATGATAACGTCTATCCAATGGGTTTTTGTATTCCACTTCACATTCATCGCATAATGGGAAATCATCCATAGTGGTCTTATCTCTATCATATGGAACGTTTTCAATTACTGTAAAACGAGGTCCGCAATCGGTACATGCATTGAATGGATAATTGTATCTTCTGTTGTTTGGATCGTTTATCTCTTCCAAACACTTATCGCAGATTGCCAAATCAGGTGGAATGACGGATGTTCCAGAAAAACTGTCTGAACTTTCCTTAATTGTAAAATCAGCATATTCTTCCTCATCTGCAAGCTCTTCAGTTTCCAGATTGTTTATTTTAGCTATTGGCGGAAGCTCATTCTGGAGTTTGAATATGAAATCAGCTATTTTTTCGTCTGAACCTTGGATAATTATCTCTACGACATTTCCCAAGTTTCTGACATAACCTGCCAGTTCCAATTCAGTAGCTATCCTATATACGAAGGGTCTGAATCCTACTCCTTGCACAATCCCTTCAACCAATACCTTTTCTGTTTTCATGGTCACCATCTAAAATAAAATCATAAATAAAAATTAATAATAATAAAAAATATCATAATTAATAATCAATATAATAATTATATATTATAGTAATTATAAATCTTTTTAATATAATATTTTCTATTTACTGATAAATTTATTTTATAATGTTTGTGATAAAATGAAAGAAATTCTTAAAAGTCTTGCTGAAGGTAAAATATCAATTGAAGAATGTGAGACTCTTTTAAAGGCTGAAAGCATTCGCCAATTAGATGATGTGGCTCAAATTGACACTTCCCGTAAGGATAGGACTGGATTTCCAGAAGCTATTTTAGCTGATAGCAAGGATTATGATGATCTCTTGACTATTATAAAACGATTTTTTGAAAAACAGGAATCTGATAGTGATTCAATTGAATTAAAAAACAATATCATAATTACAAGATTATCTAGGGAAAGATATGGGGCATTGGAAAAGGATTTGGATTATCTTTTTGAAAAGGGAATCAAGTTTGATTACAATAAGCGAGCTAAGATTCTGATAATCTATAATGATTCTTTAGTTGACTTCAATTCTGAATATGGCAAGGTAGGACTTTTGACTGCAGGAACCTCTGACATTCCAATCGCTGAGGAAGCGAAAGTTATCGTTGAACAGGGAGGATGTGAAGTCATCAGTTCCTATGATATCGGTGTTGCAGGAATCCATAGGCTATTCCCACAGATTGCACATATGGTTGAACAGGATGTCTGTGCATTTATTGTCTGTGCAGGAATGGAGGGGGCATTGCCTTCTGTAGTTGCAGGATTGGTGGATGTTCCAGTCATTGCGGTTCCAACATCTGTAGGTTATGGAATAGGTGCAGATGGGAAGGCAGCGCTTTATTCAATGTTGCAGTCCTGTGCTCCAGGATTGTCTGTTGTAAATATTGACAATGGATTCGGTGCAGGAGTTTGCGCTTTGACCATTGCTAAGAACATTGCTAAAAAGGTAAGAATGTCTAAAGAGTAGATTTTTTATTTTATATTATTTTTTATCAATTTTGATTATTTTCAATTGTATTATTTTAATATTTTAATTAAATTAATTTTTTATA from Methanobrevibacter ruminantium harbors:
- the hypF gene encoding carbamoyltransferase HypF, with the translated sequence MKTEKVLVEGIVQGVGFRPFVYRIATELELAGYVRNLGNVVEIIIQGSDEKIADFIFKLQNELPPIAKINNLETEELADEEEYADFTIKESSDSFSGTSVIPPDLAICDKCLEEINDPNNRRYNYPFNACTDCGPRFTVIENVPYDRDKTTMDDFPLCDECEVEYKNPLDRRYHAEASCCEVCGPSLELYKNDNQTPVKVDCEDQLEETARLLDEGKIFAIKGIGGTHLVANVMLENTVSLLRERLGRENQAFAVMSPDIETVKGYAIVSDAEEETLLSKERPIVILKKNENYDFAQSVSPGLHNIGVMLPYAPLHHLLFNHTETPAYIMTSANVPGEPMMITNEEILKNLDTIADYYLIHNRRILNRCDDSVARFRNNELAFIRRSRGYTPEPYDLKGKYTNLNPEFDNLNILALGPELDVTFTILKNSKAYVSQHIGNTNKYRTYEFLQEAIKHMMRITKTDSFDAIACDLHPQFFTTRLAKEYAEKYDCPLIPVQHHHAHGISLLNDHYTNDQNNEMIIIAADGVGYGGDGNSWGGEILYTNIKEYERTASLMPQKMPGGDLCTKYPMRMMAAILSNPNSDYESEKYTEDYVKELLNNDYIDSFQHGAIEIKSLFRQLETNLNVGINTSTGRVLDSVSTALHICDKRSYEGEASMKLESYAYEYKEEDTLEDFPIIIKEYEDENGKRMVLDTTAIMRYVVDKIEEGENLNKIAVAGQKAVSIGLAKLAIESAKEKGIKTIGATGGVFYNEAITSHIKDAIEKEGFEFIQHINSCPGDGSVSLGQAIVAGVNLNNL
- a CDS encoding nucleotide exchange factor GrpE, encoding MAKKNETKKSEEEIDDEDQSKLQEKEESPSESKDESSQEDGEEKPSKDDESEDGELDKLNKDLERKDEEIIELKSHIQRLQADFDNFRKQGEKQKQDLIRYANEGLIVKFLDIYEDMERALENSSNEEELREGLELIYSKMKNALEKEGVEEIPAVGEKFDPFKHEALLTVDSPDHENNEIVDELMKGYTLKDKVIKYSKVRVCKKAKKEE
- a CDS encoding ArsR/SmtB family transcription factor; this translates as MEHNQNQQDVDMEAILDVMGCKTRRDIMDLLREEPRFVSEISQELQIGQKAIIEHLRAMEDVGILTSSTKKVVRGRPRKYYDMPNDVNVHITITKNSFNVSFSEDLLNPYNDIKQLPSGDEWSKLLDIEKRIDQGHTEAIEELKAQIRLYDNLKERAEYILERTYNRY
- the larB gene encoding nickel pincer cofactor biosynthesis protein LarB — encoded protein: MKEILKSLAEGKISIEECETLLKAESIRQLDDVAQIDTSRKDRTGFPEAILADSKDYDDLLTIIKRFFEKQESDSDSIELKNNIIITRLSRERYGALEKDLDYLFEKGIKFDYNKRAKILIIYNDSLVDFNSEYGKVGLLTAGTSDIPIAEEAKVIVEQGGCEVISSYDIGVAGIHRLFPQIAHMVEQDVCAFIVCAGMEGALPSVVAGLVDVPVIAVPTSVGYGIGADGKAALYSMLQSCAPGLSVVNIDNGFGAGVCALTIAKNIAKKVRMSKE